The sequence ATCAAAATACATAGCCACTCATCTCAAACCAAAAAAAATGACCGGAATGGATGTGGCTTCAGAAGCAGTTGATTTTTCAAACCGGATCCATAAGTATCCAAACTTGAACTTCATTCAGGGAAATGCAGAAGATATTCCCCTAGCAGATAATAGCATTGATGTGGTTATTAATGTTGAATCTTCTCATGCGTATGGATCAGTTGATTTGTTCTTGAAAGAAGTGCGAAGAGTGCTTAAACCAGGTGGTAAATTGCTATTGGTAGATTTAAGAAACCAACCCAGAATGGAGCATTTACTGACTCAGATTAAGAATTCAGGGTTTCAAATAAATGAAGAAACTGATATTACTGAAAATGTTATCCAGGCAATAATTAATGACAATGATTTGAAATGGAAGCGAATTACAACTTCTATCCCAAAAAATCTTCGTAAACTT is a genomic window of Bacteroidota bacterium containing:
- a CDS encoding class I SAM-dependent methyltransferase, which codes for MISWIFMKLTSYGWFRSLIWQPIYEFLASRFQEHSWHFMNYGFNPNENEPKLILSEEDEIHRYSLQMYHYLATKTEIKDKTILEIGSGRGGGSKYIATHLKPKKMTGMDVASEAVDFSNRIHKYPNLNFIQGNAEDIPLADNSIDVVINVESSHAYGSVDLFLKEVRRVLKPGGKLLLVDLRNQPRMEHLLTQIKNSGFQINEETDITENVIQAIINDNDLKWKRITTSIPKNLRKLFGEFAGVVDSRIYNYFKQKKHLYYKFVLSNSTDMSIK